Proteins co-encoded in one Bacillota bacterium genomic window:
- the fusA gene encoding elongation factor G, whose product MPRAYPLERTRNIGIMAHIDAGKTTTTERILFYTGRVHRMGEVDQGSATMDWMVQEQERGITITSAATTCFWKDHRINIIDTPGHVDFTVEVERSLRVLDGAIAIFCARNGVEPQSETVWRQADRYHVPRMAYVNKMDSVGADFFRVVDMIEERLGMKPVAVQIPIGAEDSFRGVVDVVTMKATTWADDLGTQVVEEEIPAELRELAEATRTSVLEAVAEFDDRLMEIYLEGGEISPGDIRRAIRNGTLAAKIVPVLCGASFRNKGVQPLLDAVVDYLPSPLDIPPVKGTNPETGAEEERRPSDDDPFSALAFKIAVDPYVGKLTYVRVYSGVLSAGSYVYNATRGRRERVARLVMMHANRREDVPDIRAGDIAATLGMKETTTGDTLAVDAHPIVLEAMHFPVPVISVAIEPRTKADQDKLALALARLADEDPTFRTHTDPETGQTLISGMGELHLEIIVDRLLREFGAEAEVGKPQVAYKETVTRSVSAEGRYVKQTGGRGQYGHVEVEVEPLKRGSGFEFVDAVQGGAVPREFIPAVEAGVREAMESGVIAGYPVVDARVTLTGGSYHEVDSSEVSFKIAGSMAFKNACQDANPVLLEPIMEAEVVVPEAYVGDVLGDLSARRGEVQGIERRSGLQAIRALVPLAEMFGYATDLRSRTQGRGTYTMQFSQYRDVPPNVKEQILQNLLGIV is encoded by the coding sequence ATGCCGCGGGCGTACCCGCTTGAACGGACCAGGAACATCGGAATAATGGCCCACATCGATGCGGGCAAGACCACCACCACGGAGCGGATCCTCTTCTACACCGGCCGGGTTCACAGGATGGGAGAGGTGGACCAGGGCTCGGCGACCATGGACTGGATGGTCCAGGAGCAGGAGCGAGGGATAACGATCACCTCCGCCGCTACTACCTGTTTCTGGAAAGACCACCGGATTAATATTATAGACACACCAGGCCACGTTGACTTTACGGTGGAGGTCGAACGCTCCCTCAGGGTGCTCGACGGCGCGATCGCGATATTCTGCGCCAGGAACGGCGTCGAGCCTCAGTCCGAGACGGTATGGCGCCAGGCGGACAGATACCACGTCCCCAGGATGGCCTACGTCAACAAGATGGACTCTGTCGGGGCCGACTTTTTCCGCGTCGTGGACATGATTGAGGAACGCCTCGGGATGAAGCCCGTCGCGGTGCAGATCCCGATCGGAGCCGAGGATTCGTTCAGGGGTGTCGTCGACGTCGTGACGATGAAGGCGACCACCTGGGCGGACGACCTGGGTACCCAGGTCGTCGAGGAAGAAATCCCCGCGGAACTCCGCGAGTTGGCGGAGGCGACCCGCACGTCCGTGCTCGAGGCGGTTGCGGAGTTCGACGACCGCTTGATGGAGATCTACCTCGAGGGCGGCGAGATCTCGCCCGGCGACATACGCCGCGCCATACGCAATGGGACGCTCGCCGCGAAGATTGTCCCCGTCCTGTGCGGAGCTTCCTTCAGGAACAAGGGAGTGCAGCCGCTACTCGACGCGGTCGTGGACTATCTCCCGTCTCCGCTCGACATCCCACCCGTCAAGGGCACGAACCCCGAAACCGGCGCCGAGGAAGAGCGCAGGCCGTCCGACGACGACCCGTTCTCCGCGCTGGCGTTCAAGATCGCGGTGGACCCGTACGTGGGCAAGCTCACATACGTCAGGGTATACTCCGGCGTGCTGTCGGCGGGGTCGTACGTGTACAACGCCACGCGCGGTAGGCGCGAGCGGGTCGCGCGACTCGTGATGATGCACGCGAACCGGCGCGAGGATGTGCCCGACATCCGCGCGGGTGATATTGCCGCGACCCTCGGGATGAAGGAAACGACCACCGGCGACACGCTCGCGGTGGATGCTCACCCGATCGTGCTCGAGGCCATGCATTTCCCGGTCCCGGTGATATCGGTGGCGATTGAGCCCCGCACCAAGGCGGACCAGGATAAGCTGGCGCTCGCGCTGGCAAGGCTCGCGGACGAGGATCCGACGTTCCGGACTCACACCGACCCCGAAACTGGCCAGACGCTGATATCGGGGATGGGCGAGCTTCACCTCGAGATCATCGTCGACAGGCTGCTTCGCGAGTTCGGGGCTGAGGCCGAGGTCGGAAAGCCGCAGGTCGCCTACAAGGAGACCGTCACCAGATCCGTGTCCGCCGAGGGCCGCTACGTGAAGCAGACCGGCGGGCGGGGCCAATACGGGCACGTGGAGGTCGAGGTCGAGCCGCTCAAGCGCGGCAGCGGCTTCGAGTTCGTCGATGCCGTGCAGGGCGGGGCCGTACCAAGAGAGTTCATCCCCGCCGTGGAGGCCGGCGTTCGTGAGGCGATGGAGAGCGGAGTGATCGCGGGGTATCCGGTCGTCGACGCGAGGGTAACGCTTACCGGCGGGTCGTACCACGAGGTTGACTCGTCCGAGGTGTCGTTCAAGATCGCCGGCTCGATGGCGTTCAAGAACGCCTGCCAGGATGCCAATCCCGTGCTCCTCGAGCCGATAATGGAGGCCGAGGTCGTGGTTCCGGAGGCATACGTGGGCGACGTCCTCGGGGACCTCAGCGCCCGGCGGGGCGAGGTCCAGGGCATAGAGCGACGTTCCGGTCTGCAGGCGATCCGCGCGCTGGTGCCGCTTGCGGAGATGTTCGGCTACGCAACCGACCTGCGTTCGAGGACTCAGGGGCGTGGCACGTACACCATGCAGTTCTCCCAGTACAGGGACGTGCCGCCCAACGTCAAGGAGCAGATCCTGCAGAATCTGTTGGGTATCGTGTAA